The Flavobacterium psychrotrophum region ATATTGCCTTTAGGTGGATAGAAGCATTTAACGCGCGCGAACTTGAGCGCCTGTTAGATCTATATGCAGACGATGCCCAGCATTACAGCCCTAAGCTTAAAGTGCACCAGCCGGAAACAAACGGACTTGTAAAAGGCCGTGATGCCCTGAGACAGTGGTGGAGGGGTGCTTATGAAAGGTTACCTTCATTATATTATAAACCGGGTACTTTTACTGCAAATGGCGACCGTGTATTTATAGAATACACACGCCAGGTAGACGGCGAACCCGATATGCTTATTGCAGAAGTGTTTGATGTAAAAGACGGAAAGATCGTTTTTTCAAGAGTATACCACGGGTAGTAACAAGAGTGAAAGCTTTTAAAGTCGTCAGATTAAAAGATGATAGGCTAAATATAAAAAAAACCGTTGTGTTAGCAACGGTTTTTTTTATGGTGTAAAGTTATTGTGAAATTTTTCTATATCGCATTTTGTATTTTTTTTTATTGTAATATTGCGATATACAAATATAAAGATATGGGAATTACAAAAACGGCAGGATTTACAAAGACACAAAACAGTATAGCAACCATGGCTAAGGCGCTTGGGCATCCTGCGCGGGTGGCTATAATTGAGTTTTTGCTAAATACACCTGGCTGTATATGTGGCGATATTGTAAATGAATTGCCTCTTGCGCAGCCTACTGTATCACAACATCTTAAGGAGCTCAAAAATGCAGGGCTTATAAAAGGTACTATAGAAGGCACTGCTATTTGCTACTGTATTGATGAAAATGCCATAACAGTGCTACAGCAGTATTTTGGAGTTATGGCTGGTACATTAGAACAAAAAAATAACAACTGTTGCTAAACACATACACATGAAATTATCAGAATTAAAAGAACTATTGCCGGGGCTTACATCTTTAAAATTTAGTCTTAAAAATGGTGCTGACATACCAGCTCATTTTCATATTACAGAAGTTGGTAAAATAAGTAGGGAATTCATAGATTGCGGCGGAACTATTCGTAACGAATATACTGTAAATCTGCAATTATGGAATGCAGATGATACAGATCATAGGCTGGAAGCTGGAAAGTTGCTAAATATTATAAAACTATCCGAAGAAAAGCTGGGTATTATTGATGGTGTTATAGAAATAGAGTACCAAGGAGCTACAATTGGCAAATATGGGCTTGATTTTAATGATGGAGCATTTTTGCTAGTGCCTACATATACCGCCTGCCTGGCGGAGGATGTCTGTGGTATTCCTGAATCAAAACCCAAAGTAAAGATGAGCGAACTCCAAAAAGAATCTTCATGCTGTGCGCCAAATTCAAGTTGCTGCTAAGTGGATGCAGGGGCAAGAAAATCGCGTTACCGTAAAATTGTTGTCATTACAGTTTCAGTAATTGTGCTTCAACTTATATTCGGGTTTGACCCAAAGTTTTGTATCATTAATATTATATGGCTTTTTGTTTGATTATGGATAAGAAAAATATTTTAGTGCTTTGTACAGGTAACAGCTGCCGAAGCCAAATTGCGGAAGGGTATCTTAAATTTTTTATCGGTACTAAGGCTAATGTGTATAGTGCAGGAATAGAAACACACGGTGTTAACCCTAAAGCTATAAGTATTATGGCAGAAGACGGTATTGATTTGCAATCTCACACCAGTAATAATTTTGATGAGTACCTGGGCATTTCTTTTGATTATGTAATTACAGTTTGTGATAATGCTAATGAACGCTGCCCATTTTTTCCTACTAAGGCAATTAAGATGCATTATAATTTTCCTGACCCAGCAAAGGCAACGGGTACAGAGGAAGAGGTATCAGAAGAATTCAGGAAGGTACGCACTATGATTAAAAGCTATGTAGAGAGCTTTGTTCATGAAAATTTTACCGCATAGAATATAAAAAATGCCCGAAGCAATTCGGGCATTTTTGTTGTATGACTATTTCTTAATCGTTGCTTTTCCTTTTTTAACAGAGTCGGTTGGTTTGGTAATGGCATCAAGCCCGCGTTTTTTAAGCAGTGCTTTTGTAGACGGATCTGCCCTGCGAAATGATTTATACATCGTAGCCGGATCTCCGGTGCCACCACGCTCCAGTATCTTTGTCCTAAAACCCGCTGCAAGCTGCCTGTTGAACAAAGATGTTTCTTTAAAAGCTTCAAAAGCATCAGTATCCAATACACCACTCCATATATAACTGTAATAGCCTGCGCTATAGCCGCCGCTAAAAATATGGTTGTAATAGGTACTGCGATAGCGTGGTATAATGCTGCTTATAAGCCCTATTTTCTTCATAGAGGCTTCTTCAAATGGTACAATGTTTTGTGTAATGGCTTCTGTACGGTTATGGTAATCCATGTCCAGGTAGGCAGCGGCAAGATATTCTACGGTAGCAAACCCCTGGTCAAAAGTGCCTGCCTGCTGCATTTTCTCAATCAGTTCAGCAGGAATAACAGCCCCTGTTTTATAATGTTTTGCGTATAGGGTAAGTACTTCCGGGTCAGACGCCCAGTTTTCCATAATTTGCGATGGCAGTTCTACAAAATCGGTAGGAACGCTGGTTCCTGCAAGGCTTTCATAGGTTACATTACTTAATAAGCCATGTAACGCGTGGCCAAATTCATGAAAAAATGTACTGGCTTCATCAAATGTAAGCAACGATGGTATGGTGGCTGTAGGCTTTGTAAAATTACATACGATAGAGATAATAGGGGTAATGCGTTTACCATCAACAGTGCGCTGCTTGCGGAAGCTTGTCATCCATGCGCCGCCTTTTTTGCCCGCACGCGGAAAGAAGTCCATATATAATAATCCGAGTAATTTGCCGTCATTATCGGCAACCTCCCATGTCGTAACATCTTTATGATATACAGGTGCATCTTTAACCTGTTTAAACTTTAATCCGTAAAGCCTGTCGCATACTAAAAATATTCCATCACGCACGCCGTCAAGGCTAAAATAAGGTTTTAGT contains the following coding sequences:
- a CDS encoding nuclear transport factor 2 family protein, coding for MDPIALQHIAFRWIEAFNARELERLLDLYADDAQHYSPKLKVHQPETNGLVKGRDALRQWWRGAYERLPSLYYKPGTFTANGDRVFIEYTRQVDGEPDMLIAEVFDVKDGKIVFSRVYHG
- a CDS encoding ArsR/SmtB family transcription factor, with the protein product MGITKTAGFTKTQNSIATMAKALGHPARVAIIEFLLNTPGCICGDIVNELPLAQPTVSQHLKELKNAGLIKGTIEGTAICYCIDENAITVLQQYFGVMAGTLEQKNNNCC
- a CDS encoding arsenate reductase ArsC, whose translation is MDKKNILVLCTGNSCRSQIAEGYLKFFIGTKANVYSAGIETHGVNPKAISIMAEDGIDLQSHTSNNFDEYLGISFDYVITVCDNANERCPFFPTKAIKMHYNFPDPAKATGTEEEVSEEFRKVRTMIKSYVESFVHENFTA
- a CDS encoding DUF6428 family protein; its protein translation is MKLSELKELLPGLTSLKFSLKNGADIPAHFHITEVGKISREFIDCGGTIRNEYTVNLQLWNADDTDHRLEAGKLLNIIKLSEEKLGIIDGVIEIEYQGATIGKYGLDFNDGAFLLVPTYTACLAEDVCGIPESKPKVKMSELQKESSCCAPNSSCC